In the genome of Flexistipes sinusarabici DSM 4947, one region contains:
- a CDS encoding HD domain-containing protein, giving the protein MNGFIANYLDKENKNYGLFFVANIFTHETEEGFPYQKLVLYNDRGKTVGYSFNESQNDKIYKYIRISGKKFKNGDSGVININIKNAEIVEPSIENIGKTLNLNTAEKKYLKEIHGFIDLIQDAELKTFMTNVFTDWRTLVSFTRIPASLKNHDSKRNGLIKHTLDVTKIADFLARNFSADIDVDLCIAGALIHDIGKTRVYRKDYKKGKYIYSKKANLLGHKYCGMKLIDKFLNEYCYLCENQHIMLSNIFLNQHSTDYDLGISHEAYIVKTADEMAARMNVILPSGEIRKYNKTLKKFIIDENLLLNSENNAVNQ; this is encoded by the coding sequence ATGAATGGATTTATTGCAAATTATCTGGATAAGGAAAATAAGAATTATGGGCTATTTTTTGTGGCAAATATTTTTACCCATGAGACAGAAGAGGGGTTCCCATACCAAAAGCTGGTTTTGTACAATGACAGAGGCAAAACCGTTGGATATTCTTTCAATGAGAGCCAAAATGATAAAATATATAAGTATATAAGGATTAGCGGTAAGAAGTTTAAAAACGGAGATTCGGGAGTGATAAATATTAATATAAAAAATGCTGAAATAGTTGAGCCATCAATTGAGAACATAGGAAAAACTTTAAATTTAAATACTGCAGAAAAAAAGTATTTAAAGGAAATACATGGCTTTATAGATTTAATTCAAGATGCAGAGTTGAAAACCTTTATGACAAATGTCTTTACAGATTGGCGGACTCTTGTCAGTTTTACCAGAATTCCAGCATCATTAAAGAATCACGATTCTAAAAGAAACGGGCTGATAAAGCATACATTAGACGTCACCAAAATAGCCGATTTTCTTGCAAGAAATTTTTCTGCCGATATTGATGTAGATTTATGTATCGCAGGGGCTTTAATTCATGACATTGGAAAAACAAGAGTTTATCGAAAAGATTACAAAAAAGGTAAATACATTTATTCGAAGAAAGCTAATCTTCTCGGCCATAAATATTGCGGGATGAAACTAATAGATAAATTTCTTAATGAATACTGCTACTTATGTGAAAATCAGCATATAATGTTATCAAACATTTTTTTAAATCAACATTCAACGGATTATGACCTTGGTATTTCGCATGAAGCTTATATTGTGAAAACTGCAGATGAAATGGCTGCCCGGATGAATGTAATCTTGCCTAGTGGCGAAATTAGAAAATACAATAAGACTCTGAAAAAATTTATCATTGATGAAAATTTACTGCTAAATTCTGAGAACAATGCCGTAAATCAATAG
- a CDS encoding HNH endonuclease codes for MARLEKLNNISWKQPLQNRNKEFTLWPSHKKVANFCNFEDGTKRLLNIKFEEYQKINVTDKFQITSGREIRFPKSFQDIVKPVILKNPNSYFIVTVLDVELDPDDKDTFNTSGLVTINTRIGQEKFKKGLIDHWGGCSVTGIKMIEILYASHIKPWADSSDKERLDISNGLLLTPTLDTLFDKGLISFDNDGKIMISKRIKPYISELGIKYSLKLIKKPNDHQKEYLKFHHQNIYKK; via the coding sequence ATGGCACGTTTAGAAAAATTAAATAATATCAGTTGGAAACAACCTTTACAAAATAGAAATAAAGAATTTACTTTATGGCCTTCCCATAAAAAAGTCGCAAATTTTTGCAATTTTGAAGATGGGACTAAAAGATTATTAAATATTAAATTTGAGGAATACCAAAAAATTAATGTGACAGATAAGTTTCAAATCACCAGTGGTAGAGAAATAAGATTCCCAAAGTCATTTCAAGATATTGTAAAGCCTGTTATCCTAAAAAATCCTAATTCTTATTTTATTGTAACCGTTCTTGATGTAGAATTAGACCCAGATGATAAAGATACTTTTAATACTTCAGGCTTGGTAACAATAAATACACGAATTGGACAAGAGAAATTTAAGAAAGGACTTATTGATCATTGGGGTGGATGTAGTGTAACCGGAATAAAAATGATTGAAATTTTATATGCTTCACATATAAAACCTTGGGCAGATTCAAGCGACAAAGAACGATTAGATATATCTAATGGATTACTCCTTACTCCTACATTAGATACTTTATTTGACAAAGGCCTAATATCATTTGATAATGATGGTAAAATAATGATTTCTAAAAGAATTAAACCTTATATATCTGAACTTGGCATAAAATATAGTCTTAAACTTATCAAAAAACCTAATGACCATCAAAAAGAATATCTAAAATTCCATCATCAAAATATTTATAAAAAATAA
- a CDS encoding integrase domain-containing protein, with product MHYATESKKEFCGRENLSRKAASFNLAKEVVESGNQESIKKTAMAVRQLANFADESFNLKNLVKLDAENMTDFAEYLAERIENGEISRGHVTNIISSLNRVFNYYYRDDLKISAKNFGINRGERFNNIDKSIPNDVHDKFSNFLTEKYIEKGDIRYEALRLQIELQREAGLRFKESALFNGHELHRDGRLDVDKGTKGGQLRTLQATDSVKELVKYVKDFRKEYGLSKSLIPNNYDFKQWRDFAYNTAKTFNNESNESYNFHANRHSYAQQKYQSLTNTLPPVKSGYTKEEQIKYIAEKNNISIEQAKELDYNSRMQISEELGHHRIDITNYYLGK from the coding sequence GTGCACTATGCAACTGAAAGTAAAAAGGAATTTTGTGGGAGAGAAAATCTATCAAGGAAAGCAGCCAGTTTTAACTTGGCAAAAGAAGTCGTTGAGTCTGGTAACCAAGAATCGATAAAGAAAACGGCCATGGCAGTCAGGCAGCTTGCAAATTTTGCGGATGAATCATTTAATTTAAAAAATCTGGTGAAACTGGATGCTGAAAATATGACAGACTTTGCAGAATATTTAGCCGAAAGGATTGAAAATGGAGAAATTTCGAGAGGCCATGTAACAAATATTATATCATCCTTGAATCGTGTCTTTAATTATTACTATAGGGATGATTTAAAAATATCTGCAAAAAATTTCGGCATAAACAGAGGAGAGAGGTTCAACAATATCGATAAAAGCATACCCAATGATGTTCATGACAAGTTTTCTAATTTTTTGACAGAAAAATATATCGAAAAGGGAGATATCAGATATGAGGCACTACGACTACAGATTGAACTACAAAGAGAGGCTGGGCTACGTTTCAAAGAATCTGCATTATTCAATGGCCATGAATTACATAGAGATGGCAGGTTGGACGTCGATAAAGGAACTAAGGGCGGGCAATTACGGACACTTCAGGCAACAGATTCAGTAAAAGAGTTGGTAAAATATGTAAAAGATTTCAGGAAAGAATACGGCCTTTCTAAATCACTTATCCCGAATAATTATGATTTTAAACAATGGCGGGATTTTGCATACAATACCGCTAAAACGTTCAACAATGAAAGTAATGAAAGTTACAATTTTCATGCGAACAGACACAGCTATGCACAACAAAAATATCAGAGTCTGACAAACACATTACCACCAGTGAAATCAGGATATACAAAAGAAGAACAGATAAAATATATTGCTGAGAAAAATAATATAAGCATTGAACAGGCAAAAGAACTTGATTATAACTCTAGAATGCAGATCTCAGAAGAATTAGGGCATCATCGTATTGACATAACCAACTATTATTTGGGGAAATAA
- a CDS encoding helix-turn-helix domain-containing protein: MRKIKNLEELENLLSLQQVAETLGVSMSTLYKRTGEKAPESEKLETFNVFGKLYVHPDDLVEYINRHAS; this comes from the coding sequence ATGAGAAAAATTAAAAATTTGGAGGAACTGGAAAATTTACTGAGTTTGCAACAAGTAGCGGAAACACTGGGGGTATCTATGAGTACTCTTTATAAACGGACTGGCGAAAAAGCCCCAGAAAGCGAAAAACTTGAAACTTTTAATGTATTTGGCAAGCTGTATGTACATCCAGACGATCTTGTTGAATACATTAACAGGCACGCATCATAA
- a CDS encoding tyrosine-type recombinase/integrase, whose translation MKGIYLRCENCRKFTSTDNKNARKGGHVYCNCGENLSRKRQIYYRLKGKFYRADSNNLNDAFNEYLEAKDSGSYKISKKVNTGTILEKYLSINQPSKIEQHRWDLIFSYFKDISLAKITPSVIKDFCNVLKTPSKRKKLYSEEKYQIIKRYGHHTRKIGNSGLRYYLINLRKFFNWCIDNRYMKEIPFDNELKDIAKNKKTDFNPATISIEESLNLLEAAEHSKNQELYMFLLISLATGLRKSNVSGMQIEWIDFENNIIRVPKEYTKAKKEIRVHASPGFLSEIKDYVDKNDINSGNLFKTKDFRGSFANALKLAGLPQIRIHDLRHSVATSFLQSGTNHYKVKEILAHSSIQVTERYLHLRDNDLKEEVVKHQDQLLNHKNQK comes from the coding sequence ATGAAAGGTATTTATCTGAGATGCGAAAATTGCAGAAAATTTACATCCACAGATAACAAAAATGCCAGAAAAGGTGGACACGTATACTGTAATTGTGGTGAAAATTTATCCAGAAAGCGTCAAATTTATTATAGACTAAAAGGTAAGTTTTACAGAGCAGACTCTAACAATTTGAACGATGCCTTCAATGAATATCTTGAGGCGAAAGATTCGGGCAGTTACAAAATATCTAAGAAAGTAAACACCGGGACTATTCTTGAAAAATACTTAAGTATAAATCAACCCTCTAAAATAGAACAGCACAGATGGGATCTTATTTTTTCATATTTTAAAGATATCTCTCTTGCCAAGATTACACCTTCTGTAATCAAAGATTTTTGCAATGTATTAAAAACACCAAGCAAAAGAAAAAAACTGTATTCAGAAGAAAAATACCAAATCATAAAAAGATACGGACACCACACAAGAAAGATCGGCAACTCCGGACTCAGATACTATTTGATAAACTTACGGAAGTTTTTTAATTGGTGTATAGATAACAGGTATATGAAAGAGATTCCTTTTGACAATGAATTAAAAGATATAGCAAAAAATAAAAAGACCGATTTTAACCCTGCAACTATTAGCATCGAAGAATCTTTAAATCTTCTCGAAGCTGCCGAGCATAGTAAAAACCAGGAATTATATATGTTTCTTCTCATAAGTCTTGCCACTGGACTGAGAAAATCTAATGTATCAGGCATGCAGATTGAATGGATTGATTTTGAAAATAACATAATTAGAGTGCCTAAAGAGTACACTAAAGCAAAAAAAGAAATCAGAGTTCATGCTTCTCCAGGATTCTTAAGTGAAATAAAAGATTATGTAGATAAAAACGATATTAACAGTGGTAACCTTTTTAAAACAAAAGACTTCAGGGGCAGTTTTGCAAATGCATTAAAACTTGCTGGGTTGCCGCAAATCCGTATTCATGATTTGCGTCATTCTGTTGCAACAAGTTTCTTACAATCAGGCACAAACCATTACAAAGTTAAAGAAATATTAGCGCACTCCTCTATTCAGGTCACCGAGCGATACCTGCATTTAAGGGACAATGACCTAAAAGAAGAGGTTGTAAAACATCAAGATCAATTACTTAACCATAAAAACCAAAAGTAG
- the ligD gene encoding non-homologous end-joining DNA ligase: MKQKINGRTIEISNPHKVFYPNANITKGEILNYYNRIAEYMLPHIRNRLVVMQRFPEGIGKEGFYHKQVPDYFPEWLQRKTVTLRKGEKQDIAVVNKKADIIYMAEKGVITFHIWLSQKDNIEKPDKLIFDLDPPKKGEFSEVKFAAYKLRDLFQDMGLIPYVMTTGSKGVHVVTPIKPEYDFDIIRQYVRDILTELVKKYPDRFTLEPRKDERQGRVFLDYLRHAFGQTSVAPYSLRPIEGAPIATLLEWEELPYIENSQKYHMKNIFKRLSQKKDPWKEFKLHRKSLDI; encoded by the coding sequence ATGAAGCAAAAGATAAACGGGCGAACGATCGAAATTTCCAACCCGCATAAAGTGTTTTATCCAAATGCAAACATTACCAAAGGGGAAATTTTAAATTATTACAATCGGATTGCTGAATACATGCTCCCGCATATCAGGAACCGGCTTGTGGTAATGCAACGGTTTCCCGAAGGGATTGGCAAAGAAGGTTTTTATCATAAACAGGTACCGGATTATTTCCCCGAGTGGTTGCAGCGAAAAACGGTTACACTGCGGAAAGGGGAAAAACAGGACATTGCTGTTGTCAATAAAAAGGCTGATATTATTTATATGGCCGAGAAGGGGGTGATTACGTTTCATATTTGGCTGTCACAAAAGGACAATATTGAAAAGCCTGATAAACTGATTTTTGACCTGGATCCTCCTAAAAAGGGTGAATTCAGTGAAGTGAAGTTTGCTGCTTATAAATTGCGAGATTTATTCCAGGACATGGGTCTTATCCCTTATGTTATGACGACCGGATCAAAGGGGGTGCATGTAGTTACTCCGATAAAACCTGAATATGACTTCGATATTATCCGACAGTATGTTAGAGATATACTCACAGAGTTGGTAAAAAAATATCCGGATCGATTTACACTTGAGCCCCGAAAAGATGAAAGACAAGGGCGCGTGTTTTTGGATTATCTGCGTCATGCTTTCGGGCAAACGTCCGTGGCTCCATATTCTCTTCGTCCTATTGAAGGTGCTCCGATAGCCACACTGCTTGAATGGGAGGAATTGCCGTACATTGAGAATTCACAGAAGTACCATATGAAAAATATTTTCAAGCGACTTTCGCAAAAGAAAGACCCCTGGAAAGAGTTCAAACTTCATAGAAAATCATTGGATATTTGA